From a region of the Gossypium raimondii isolate GPD5lz chromosome 10, ASM2569854v1, whole genome shotgun sequence genome:
- the LOC105778034 gene encoding DNA-directed RNA polymerase II subunit 4, with the protein MSGEEEENAAELKIGEEFLKAKCLMNCEVALILEHKYEQLQQMSDDPMNQVSQVFEKSLQYVKRFSRYKNPDAVRQVREILSRYQLAEFELCVLGNLCPETVEEAIAMVPSIKTKGRAHDDDAIERMLNDLSLIKKFE; encoded by the exons ATGTCTGGCGAAGAGGAAGAAAACGCTGCTGAGCTCAAAATTGGAGAAG AGTTTTTGAAGGCGAAGTGTTTGATGAATTGTGAAGTGGCTTTAATTCTCGAGCATAAGTATGAGCAGCTTCAGCAAATGTCTGACGATCCCATGAATCAAGTTTCCCA GGTATTCGAGAAGTCACTGCAGTATGTAAAACGCTTTAGCCGTTATAAAAATCCAGATGCTGTGAGACAAGTTCGAGA AATTCTGAGTAGATATCAGTTAGCTGAATTCGAG CTTTGTGTTCTTGGCAACCTGTGTCCTGAAACTGTGGAGGAAGCAATCGCTATGGTGCCTTCCATCAAG ACTAAAGGGCGGGCTCACGACGACGATGCCATCGAGAGAATGCTAAATGACCTTTCCCTTATCAAGAAATTTGAATAG